The genomic window GTTCCGAACGGGGCTTTGCAGACCAGATCGCGATAGCCTTGGCATTGCAACTGTTCCCATCGGTCCTCGACTTCCTCAAGCGAGAATACCGTATGCCCGTAGACTTCGCAAGGGGCTAGCCAATCAAGCGCGGTTTCCCTCGAGGCGAGAGAGCGTCCCCACTCGCTGCTCCACGATTTCGAGTACAGTCTGCGAAGGGCCTCCGTCCAACACGAGTCAACTTCTACGGGGCGGGAGAGCGCGGGGAACGTTGGCGTCAAAAAGGAGATGCTATCCGGAGCCCAGGCCCATGGGCGGAGAACTCCGAGCTTGCGATCAAGCGCGGGAGCACGGAGCGGAGACTTGCTTGTATCGACTATTTGGATCTCTGGCAGTGTGAAACCCAAGTCTTGGAGCCTTTGCAGAAACGCGACGCTAGGCTGGGCGCTTGTGATCAGAAGATCGTCTTGGCGGGCCAAATAAGCCGGTAGAAATTCGAGGTCTCTCTGCACACTCGATAGCTCCACCTCTGACGGAGTTCCTTGGTCCGCTGCGGCGTAGCGTTCCGCGTCAGGGTTAAACCAATACACGTCCGGAGTGCGGCCACGCGATTGGTTAAAGACTTGCATCTCGCGAATGAAACACGGATCGAATCCGACTTCGCGGCGCCCGTCCGCGTTGAAAGGGTTGCCCTTGGCTCGTGACGGAGACAGGGGAAAAACGAGACGTTCGCGGTAGGCCTCCCAATCGCTCTTGCCTGCCGCTTTCCATTTGCGAAACCATTTGAGGCCGAAGCCCACGTGATCGATCTCGTCGCGGTAGATGCGGTCGAGAATGTTGGCGGTGGCCTTGTCGCCCACTTGGTCGAAGATCCGTCCGTACTCGCGCGAGTAGTCCAGATTCGCTTGCTCGAAGGTCAGCGAAAGGCGCGTCACGTAGTCGAGTGGATCCTCCATGCTGGAGACGCTCTTCCAGAAGTAGTCGCTAAGCGGCAGCTCCCCGAACTCCACGCCGCATTGCTTCATGCGGTGCATGTAGATGCGGGTGTGGATCTGCTCGTCCTTCAGCGTTTCCAAGAGTCCGCGGCGGAAGCTGGCAGGGGCGTCGGGAAACTTCAGGATAGCCA from Pelagicoccus sp. SDUM812003 includes these protein-coding regions:
- a CDS encoding DUF455 family protein, with product MPVQLQEFAKQVLFGTTIEEKLSFPREEIIDTKPGAAIKTPGELTRPSHLALREDGVKANHPSQAKLVDERERGRLLHFFGNHELLATELMALAILKFPDAPASFRRGLLETLKDEQIHTRIYMHRMKQCGVEFGELPLSDYFWKSVSSMEDPLDYVTRLSLTFEQANLDYSREYGRIFDQVGDKATANILDRIYRDEIDHVGFGLKWFRKWKAAGKSDWEAYRERLVFPLSPSRAKGNPFNADGRREVGFDPCFIREMQVFNQSRGRTPDVYWFNPDAERYAAADQGTPSEVELSSVQRDLEFLPAYLARQDDLLITSAQPSVAFLQRLQDLGFTLPEIQIVDTSKSPLRAPALDRKLGVLRPWAWAPDSISFLTPTFPALSRPVEVDSCWTEALRRLYSKSWSSEWGRSLASRETALDWLAPCEVYGHTVFSLEEVEDRWEQLQCQGYRDLVCKAPFGTAANAMRRLACGEPIPQSTGNWLENTLAEQGSLVVEPWLDRVFDFSLQLEMRGSRLDTVGFTRLINNARGQFQGIVLNAFTHGLDKEIVRFLMQRERGKPRVYQWYEASLNPLLSDELISANFQGPIGIDAFVYREHDGRLRLKSVVEVNPRVTMGRIALEAGRHIAPNSAGLFQIVTRTQLKKSGAKGLIDYARSLETEHPTVKSQAHPDRIRTGTIPLTDPSHAQQFLALLHVRKQASELPITL